The following proteins are encoded in a genomic region of Toxotes jaculatrix isolate fToxJac2 chromosome 3, fToxJac2.pri, whole genome shotgun sequence:
- the hipk1b gene encoding homeodomain-interacting protein kinase 1 isoform X4, translating into MSSQLQVFSPPSISSSAFCRVKKLKVESNVWDVSTTEAYSSIAGQSAYTFTPAMAVPPFPPSLVFPPAAPGSRGQVVVRAADSTGSLPRGSSRRVSEQAASSSYAHAETSSETRGHRHGQKRKIEEANEGSGSGCGSVQILEELSAPAATYSTRTGGGGGGGTGQSIPHSAPTTKSSSSNGEGDYQLVQHEILCSVSCSYEVLEFLGRGTFGQVAKCWKRGTNEIVAIKILKNHPSYARQGQIEVGILNRLSAENADEYNFVRSYECFQHKGHTCLVFEMLEQNLYDFLKHSKFSPLPLRHIRPILQQVATALMKLKSLGLIHADLKPENIMLVDPLRQPYRVKVIDFGSASHVSKAVCSTYLQSRYYRAPEIILGLPFCEAIDMWSLGCVIAELFLGWPLYPGASEYDQIRYISQTQGLPAEYLLSAGTKTSRFFNRGPDSSYPLWRLKTPAEHEMEMGIKSKEARKYIFNCLDDMMQVNLSSHLEGTDMLAEKADRREFIDLLKRMLRLDADKRITPTKTLGHPFVTMSHLMDYPHSSHVKSCFQNMEICKRRSSYDSGKSLYSANAVPSAAAGNLTVTFSSQLNQHNQVPSAGGAVPLLNYQPALYQQATINIPGLAQQSVPIPTRPAGLCSQTEPFQQTLIVCPPSTIQGLQPSSKSSSFPVRMENSVPIVPQNQSAQSLQIQPSMLTQAWPTGTQQILIPSSWQQVPGVAIHSSAHQSNVAESPLETLHTSDAATQQGHSWRSTTQARTQQERKKVKARRGENRNRGLSTASLLSSTGVTPPSSSATLSQPIIISDTPSPAVSIITIHSDTDTEDERKFHPASVGLSQRTNVISCVTVHDSDSSTASPLTPLPRTLNPASTMSSRQVKSLAVVAPSVKTQGSERGAASRGHVETVNYMKPKRSNRQPCSSGESMERHGLVPSQSHPLNLSQVQPVVSSSQERSGASHSDSSLRRQQTFPPAVSASHYNFPEVSALTSASAPGSSLYTYPASTTLSSASQAMEQLLGRGHSSHRHSPSSAYAATYTSSSSSRRDSASRRDSVSSLLHGLPAAYQHQFATGSPYVSVTPRAEAYSAYQLSPRRLTQYPYL; encoded by the exons ATGAGCTCTCAGCTGCAggtcttctctcctccctcgaTCTCCTCCAGTGCCTTTTGCCGCGTTAAGAAGCTGAAGGTGGAAAGCAATGTCTGGGATGTGTCCACCACTGAAGCTTACAGCTCCATAGCAGGCCAGTCAGCATATACCTTCACGCCTGCAATGGCTGTGCCACCCTTCCCACCGTCCCTGGTCTTCCCCCCTGCAGCTCCTGGCTCCAGGGGTCAAGTGGTGGTGCGGGCAGCAGATAGCACCGGCAGTCTTCCCCGTGGTTCCAGTCGGCGCGTCTCTGAGCAGGCGGCGTCCTCCTCTTATGCTCATGCTGAGACGTCCTCTGAAACAAGGGGGCACAGGCACGGGCAGAAAAGAAAGATCGAGGAGGCTAACGAAGGCAGCGGGAGTGGATGTGGCAGTGTCCAAATATTAGAGGAGctctcagctcctgcagcaACATACTCCACCCGTACAGGTGGTGGCGGAGGAGGAGGCACAGGCCAGTCTATACCCCACTCAGCTCCAACCACTAAGAGCAGTAGCTCCAATGGTGAAGGAGATTATCAGCTAGTGCAGCATGAGATCCTCTGCTCAGTGTCCTGTAGCTATGAAGTGCTGGAGTTCCTGGGAAGAGGCACGTTTGGGCAAGTAGCCAAGTGCTGGAAGAGGGGCACCAATGAGATTGTGGCCATCAAGATCCTAAAAAACCATCCATCATATGCTCGACAGGGCCAAATTGAG GTGGGCATCCTGAACCGGCTGAGTGCAGAGAACGCAGATGAGTACAACTTTGTGCGTTCATATGAATGCTTCCAACACAAGGGTCACACATGCCTGGTGTTTGAGATGCTGGAGCAGAACCTGTATGATTTTCTCAAGCACAGCAAGTTCAGCCCGCTCCCCTTACGGCACATCAGACCCATCCTACAGCAG gtgGCGACAGCTTTAATGAAGCTGAAGAGCCTCGGTCTGATTCACGCTGACCTGAAGCCTGAGAACATCATGCTGGTCGACCCTCTCAGACAGCCCTACAGGGTGAAGGTCATTGACTTTGGCTCAGCAAGTCACGTGTCCAAGGCTGTTTGTTCAACGTACTTACAGTCTCGCTACTACAG GGCTCCAGAGATCATTTTGGGTTTGCCGTTCTGTGAGGCCATTGACATGTGGTCTTTAGGCTGTGTGATAGCTGAGCTGTTTCTGGGTTGGCCTCTCTACCCCGGAGCCTCAGAGTACGACCAG ATACGTTACATTTCCCAGACTCAGGGCCTACCAGCAGAGTACCTACTGAGTGCCGGCACTAAGACCAGCCGCTTCTTCAATCGAGGCCCCGACTCTAGCTACCCACTCTGGAGGCTAAAG ACCCCTGCCGAGCATGAAATGGAGATGGGCATCAAGTCCAAGGAGGCCAGGAAATATATCTTTAACTGTCTGGATGACATGATGCAG GTCAACCTGTCGTCTCATTTGGAGGGGACGGACATGTTGGCTGAGAAAGCTGATAGACGAGAGTTTATAGACCTCCTGAAGCGGATGCTCCGTCTGGATGCTGACAAAAGGATCACACCTACAAAAACTCTGGGTCACCCCTTTGTCACGATGAGCCACCTCATGGATTATCCCCACAGCTCCCA TGTGAAGTCATGCTTCCAGAACATGGAGATCTGCAAGCGCCGGAGCTCCTATGACAGTGGCAAATCCTTGTACTCTGCCAATGCCGTCCCCAGCGCTGCAGCGGGCAACCTCACCGTCACCTTCAGTAGCCAACTCAACCAGCATAACCAG GTGCCTTCTGCGGGGGGAGCGGTGCCTTTGCTGAACTACCAGCCAGCTCTCTACCAGCAGGCGACCATCAACATTCCCGGGCTGGCTCAGCAGAGTGTCCCGATTCCAACGCGTCCTGCTGGGCTGTGTAGCCAGACAGAACCCTTCCAGCAGACTCTCATCGTCTGCCCACCCTCCACTATTCAAG GGCTACAGCCTTCCAGTAAGAGTTCCAGTTTCCCTGTGAGGATGGAGAACTCTGTACCTATAGTACCTCAGAACCAGTCTGCTCAGTCCCTGCAGATCCAGCCAAGTATGCTCACACAG GCCTGGCCCACTGGCACGCAACAAATCCTCATACCATCATCATGGCAGCAGGTCCCGGGCGTGGCCATCCACAGCTCTGCCCACCAGTCGAATGTCGCCGAGTCTCCCCTGGAAACACTTCACACTTCAGATGCTGCcacacagcagggacacagcTGGAG GAGCACAACCCAAGCCAGGActcagcaggagaggaagaaggtgaAAGCCAGACGTGGAGAGAACAGAAACAG GGGTCTATCCACTGCATCGTTACTCAGCAGTACTGGTGTGACTCCACCCAGTTCCAGTGCCACATTGTCCCAGCCAATCATCATCTCTGACACACCCAGCCCGGCGGTCAGCATCATCACTATTCACAGTGACACCGACACAGAAGATGAGCGCAAGTTCCATCCCGCCAG TGTCGGTCTGAGCCAGCGCACCAATGTTatcagctgtgtgactgtgcaCGACTCGGACTCCTCTACAGCCAGCCCCCTGACTCCTCTGCCCCGCACTCTTAACCCAGCTAGCACCATGTCATCACGCCAGGTCAAGTCTCTGGCAGTGGTGGCACCTTCAGTCAAAACCCAGGGCTCTGAGAGAGGAGCAGCTTCACGTGGACACGTAGAGACTG TGAACTACATGAAGCCTAAGAGATCCAACCGACAGCCATGCAGTTCAGGGGAGAGCATGGAGCGTCATGGACTGGTACCAAGCCAGTCACACCCCTTAAACCTCAGCCAG GTTCAGCCGGTGGTTTCTTCATCTCAGGAGCGTTCGGGGGCGTCCCACAGTGACTCATCTTTGCGTCGCCAGCAGACGTTCCCTCCGGCCGTCTCAGCCTCTCACTACAACTTCCCCGAGGTCTCTGCCCTGACGTCGGCCTCAGCCCCCGGCTCCAGTCTGTACACCTACCCAGCCTCCACCACGCTCTCCTCAGCTTCTCAGGCCATGGAGCAGCTGCTGGGCCGCGGccacagcagccacagacaCTCCCCCTCCTCCGCCTATGCAGCAACGTacacctcatcctcctcctcccggaGAGACTCGGCCAGTCGCAGGGATTCTGTCAGTAGTCTGTTGCACGGCCTCCCCGCAGCCTACCAGCATCAGTTCGCCACTGGTTCTCCTTACGTTAGCGTGACGCCCCGGGCCGAGGCTTACAGTGCCTACCAGCTGAGCCCCAGGCGCCTCACACAGTACCCCTACCTATAG